The following coding sequences are from one Pseudomonas oryzae window:
- a CDS encoding Ig-like domain-containing protein, with product MRVFRPRSVTFLALVALIGSLTPNLLLADTSHTHGSEQRAVTPAARQSASTRTEELVSLVKRLKSADASQRGALRSQLQAKVEQRRSLLEELIQTQPSEVLRVAIPEDKQKGMPPEVIARLEQRLDLEGELEVFYEDYDDGSHKLRHLIKTSFGERFELHFAESRREWRSGLKVRAQGWMLERRGSQSIQGDIALTDDDNGLMLADGGTTTATTLADMPNTKGAQRTLAILVNFQDAPNVKPWTASEANSLIFGSVSDFFKENSSQQTWLTGNVAGWYTIPVSSTSCDGFTIQNYAKSSAQANGFVLSNYDRFLFIFPQNSGCSYSGMGQVGAFPSSAWIHNSMTLRTIGHEMGHNLGLYHAHARDCGNTTLGSSCTSQDYGDTVDIMGYNGTVGHFNGFNKERLGWLASGNIINVASSGSFYIKPNSVATSSAKVLKIPNGTDSSGAASYYYVEYRQPVGFDAKITERGVIDTTNMFNGVTIRQASPSNGNSGYLLDMTAGSDFIDMKDAALTGGRNFTDNGISITTQSTDSSQALVTVDLGASSGSGQTCTRSAPTVSLSPGQSSWLTAGSSYTYTVSVTNKDSSGCASSSFSLAASKPSGWSASLGSASLSLAPGASASTTLKVTSPITATDGFYTIGASATANALTGSGSASFVVDNPTTATNQPPKAVNDSSLLSSVTTVNVPVLSNDSDPEGDKLSIVSFTQGSKGSVSLNSDGTLRYSPAKSFKSGDQFSYTISDGKNSASATVSVSLNVTTTASKGNGR from the coding sequence GTGCGCGTTTTCCGGCCCCGTTCCGTAACGTTCCTCGCCCTCGTGGCCCTCATCGGCAGCCTGACGCCGAACCTGCTGCTGGCCGACACCAGCCACACCCACGGCAGCGAGCAGAGGGCCGTCACACCCGCCGCCCGTCAATCCGCCAGCACCCGCACCGAAGAACTGGTGAGCCTGGTCAAGCGCTTGAAGAGCGCCGATGCCAGCCAGCGCGGCGCCTTGCGCTCGCAACTGCAGGCCAAGGTCGAGCAACGCCGCAGCCTGCTCGAGGAGCTGATCCAGACCCAGCCGTCCGAAGTGCTGCGCGTGGCCATTCCGGAGGACAAGCAGAAAGGCATGCCGCCCGAGGTGATCGCCCGTCTGGAGCAGCGTCTGGATCTGGAAGGAGAACTGGAAGTCTTCTACGAGGATTACGATGACGGCTCGCACAAGCTGCGCCATCTCATCAAGACCAGCTTCGGCGAACGCTTCGAGCTGCACTTCGCCGAGTCGCGCCGCGAGTGGCGCAGCGGCCTGAAGGTGCGCGCCCAGGGCTGGATGCTCGAGCGCCGCGGTAGCCAAAGCATCCAGGGCGACATCGCCCTGACCGACGATGACAACGGTCTGATGCTGGCCGATGGCGGCACCACCACCGCTACCACCCTCGCCGACATGCCCAATACCAAGGGCGCGCAGCGCACCCTGGCGATCCTGGTCAATTTCCAGGACGCGCCGAACGTCAAGCCCTGGACCGCCAGCGAAGCCAACAGCCTGATCTTCGGCAGCGTCAGCGACTTCTTCAAGGAAAACTCCAGCCAGCAGACCTGGCTGACCGGCAACGTCGCCGGCTGGTACACCATTCCGGTCAGCAGCACCTCGTGCGACGGCTTCACCATCCAGAACTATGCCAAGTCGTCGGCCCAGGCCAACGGCTTCGTACTCAGCAACTATGATCGCTTCCTGTTCATCTTCCCGCAGAACAGTGGGTGTAGTTACAGCGGCATGGGCCAGGTCGGCGCCTTCCCGTCCAGCGCCTGGATCCACAACAGCATGACCCTGCGCACCATCGGTCACGAGATGGGCCATAACCTCGGCCTGTACCACGCCCATGCCCGCGATTGCGGCAACACCACCCTGGGCAGCAGCTGCACCAGCCAGGATTACGGCGACACCGTCGACATCATGGGCTACAACGGCACTGTCGGGCACTTCAACGGCTTCAACAAGGAGCGTCTGGGCTGGCTGGCCAGCGGCAACATCATCAATGTCGCCAGCAGCGGCAGCTTCTACATCAAGCCGAACAGTGTCGCGACCAGCAGTGCCAAGGTACTGAAAATTCCCAATGGCACCGACTCCAGCGGCGCAGCCAGCTACTACTACGTCGAGTACCGCCAGCCGGTCGGCTTCGACGCCAAGATCACCGAGCGCGGGGTGATCGACACCACCAACATGTTCAACGGCGTGACTATTCGCCAGGCGAGCCCGAGCAACGGCAACAGCGGCTACCTGCTGGACATGACCGCCGGCAGTGACTTCATCGATATGAAGGACGCAGCCCTGACCGGCGGGCGCAACTTCACCGACAACGGCATCAGCATCACCACCCAGTCGACCGACTCCAGCCAGGCGCTGGTCACCGTCGATCTCGGCGCCTCCTCCGGCAGCGGCCAGACCTGCACCCGCAGCGCGCCGACGGTCAGCCTCAGCCCTGGCCAGAGCAGCTGGCTGACTGCCGGAAGCAGCTACACCTACACCGTATCGGTGACCAACAAGGACAGCAGCGGTTGCGCCAGCAGCAGCTTCAGCCTCGCTGCCAGCAAGCCGAGCGGCTGGAGCGCCAGCCTCGGCAGCGCCAGCCTGAGCCTGGCTCCGGGTGCCAGCGCCAGCACCACGCTGAAGGTCACCTCGCCGATCACCGCCACCGACGGCTTCTACACCATCGGCGCCAGCGCCACAGCCAACGCCCTGACCGGCAGCGGTAGTGCCAGCTTCGTGGTGGACAACCCGACCACCGCGACCAACCAGCCGCCCAAGGCAGTGAACGACAGCTCGCTGCTGAGCAGCGTCACTACGGTCAACGTCCCGGTACTGTCCAACGACAGCGACCCGGAAGGCGACAAGCTGAGCATCGTGTCCTTCACCCAGGGCAGCAAGGGCAGCGTCAGCCTCAACAGCGACGGCACCCTGCGCTACAGCCCGGCCAAGTCGTTCAAGTCCGGCGACCAGTTCAGCTATACCATCAGCGATGGTAAGAACAGCGCCAGCGCCACCGTGAGTGTCAGCCTGAACGTCACCACCACCGCCAGCAAAGGCAACGGTCGCTAA
- a CDS encoding c-type cytochrome translates to MKRTITTLTLASLAASVVGAGVIWSGLINVGADDPHLESVHALLSAARERSIAVRAAGIPVPDLNDPELIRRGAGNYHSMCIGCHLAPGMAATELSQNLYPAPPNLAQIGANGSPSTAFWIIKHGIKATGMPAWGKSMGDEHIWGMVAFLQRLPNLDATQYRQLVAASDGHSHGGGETDMHDHSQQHGQTAAGDALQPPAASHHGGEHAHGHSGEVSKAAGPKQENKSVHIHADGKEHVHH, encoded by the coding sequence ATGAAAAGAACAATAACCACCCTGACGCTGGCCAGCCTTGCGGCATCTGTCGTCGGTGCCGGCGTCATCTGGTCGGGCCTGATCAACGTGGGTGCCGACGATCCGCATCTGGAAAGCGTACACGCCCTGCTGAGCGCCGCCCGCGAACGCTCGATCGCCGTGCGCGCCGCCGGCATCCCCGTGCCGGACCTGAACGATCCCGAGCTGATCCGCCGCGGCGCCGGCAACTACCACTCGATGTGCATCGGCTGCCACCTGGCACCGGGCATGGCGGCGACCGAGCTGAGCCAGAACCTCTATCCGGCGCCACCCAATCTGGCGCAGATCGGCGCCAACGGCAGTCCCTCAACGGCCTTCTGGATCATCAAGCACGGCATCAAGGCCACCGGCATGCCGGCCTGGGGCAAGAGCATGGGCGACGAGCATATCTGGGGCATGGTCGCCTTCCTGCAGCGGCTGCCGAACCTCGATGCCACGCAGTATCGCCAGCTGGTCGCCGCCAGCGATGGCCACTCCCACGGCGGCGGGGAAACCGACATGCACGACCACAGCCAGCAGCACGGTCAGACTGCGGCGGGCGATGCCCTGCAGCCCCCGGCGGCGTCACACCACGGCGGCGAGCATGCCCACGGTCACTCGGGTGAAGTCTCCAAGGCCGCCGGGCCGAAGCAGGAGAACAAGTCGGTCCACATCCATGCCGACGGCAAGGAGCACGTGCATCACTGA
- a CDS encoding ExeA family protein, whose translation MYKKYFGLSELPFTIAPDPRYLYLSAEHREALASLLYGINCNGGFVLLTGEIGTGKTTVCRCLLEQIPETAEIAFILNPKYSISELLEAICDELKIRYERSENRIKGYIDALNGHLLESHARGVNTVLIIDEAQNLSLDALEQIRLLTNLETSSEKLLQIILIGQPELLEKLSSPQLRQLNQRITARYHLHALNPTELREYVSHRLNVSGCEAPLFTPGALRTLHRLTGGVPRMVNIICDRALLGAYVERRRAVDSGVLRRAAAEVLGRGGEAVGGRLGRLPRWASWSAAALLLLALGVWLPGMAGDGGWPRLQAMLQPTPTPASSLATPAVATEQKPVAESATGSAEPAAAATAVAAPAAQPIEQAAPTSTGEALLPEGVVEPLDEEPAPAVAATVAAVPVDAAPQVSSPGDWQWPAGTDLGATEALAYRALFRSWGLSYDPQMAPQLCSFARAHNLSCLLQPGGLDDLLQYNLPAVVNLFNARGQDFQAALIGIDRARGLARLEIAGEQRWVELNELRNWMSGTRLLLWRMPPGYSAPLRPEGYGPLVPWLENNLARLQGKPMPAASRQRYDEPLQLQVLAFQHQNRLQTDGVVGPQTIIQLSALTESGIPLLSSTARE comes from the coding sequence ATGTACAAAAAATACTTTGGACTGTCGGAACTGCCGTTCACCATCGCGCCCGATCCCCGCTATCTCTACCTGAGCGCCGAGCACCGCGAGGCGCTCGCCAGCCTGCTCTACGGGATCAACTGCAATGGCGGCTTCGTGCTGTTGACGGGGGAGATTGGTACTGGAAAAACAACGGTTTGCCGTTGTTTGCTCGAGCAGATTCCAGAAACTGCGGAAATCGCCTTCATCCTCAATCCGAAATACAGCATCAGCGAGTTGCTGGAGGCGATCTGCGACGAGCTGAAGATCCGCTACGAGCGCAGCGAGAACCGCATCAAGGGCTACATCGATGCGTTGAACGGCCACCTGCTGGAAAGCCATGCGCGCGGCGTGAATACCGTGCTGATCATCGACGAGGCGCAGAACCTGAGCCTCGATGCGCTGGAGCAGATCCGCCTGCTGACCAACCTGGAGACCAGCAGCGAGAAGCTGTTGCAGATCATCCTGATCGGCCAGCCCGAACTGCTGGAGAAGCTGTCCAGCCCGCAGCTGCGCCAGCTCAACCAGCGCATCACCGCCCGCTACCACCTGCACGCGCTCAATCCGACCGAGCTGCGCGAGTACGTCAGCCACCGCCTTAACGTCAGCGGCTGCGAGGCGCCACTGTTCACCCCCGGCGCGCTGCGCACCCTGCACCGGCTGACCGGTGGCGTGCCGCGCATGGTCAACATCATCTGTGACCGGGCGCTGCTCGGTGCCTACGTCGAGCGCCGGCGCGCGGTGGACAGCGGGGTGTTGCGCCGCGCCGCTGCCGAGGTGCTGGGGCGGGGGGGCGAGGCCGTGGGTGGGCGACTGGGGCGGTTGCCGCGTTGGGCGAGCTGGTCAGCGGCGGCGCTGCTGTTGCTGGCGCTGGGGGTGTGGTTGCCGGGCATGGCTGGCGATGGCGGGTGGCCACGTCTGCAGGCCATGCTGCAGCCCACGCCGACGCCGGCCAGCAGCTTGGCTACCCCGGCGGTGGCGACCGAGCAGAAACCTGTGGCCGAGTCCGCGACTGGCAGTGCCGAGCCGGCCGCCGCCGCGACGGCAGTCGCGGCACCGGCGGCCCAGCCGATCGAGCAGGCCGCGCCGACCTCGACCGGCGAAGCGCTGCTGCCGGAAGGTGTCGTGGAGCCGTTGGATGAAGAGCCGGCCCCTGCCGTGGCGGCCACGGTCGCGGCAGTGCCGGTCGACGCTGCTCCGCAGGTGTCCTCGCCGGGCGACTGGCAATGGCCGGCGGGTACCGACCTGGGCGCCACCGAGGCGCTGGCCTATCGCGCGCTGTTCCGCAGCTGGGGGCTGAGCTACGACCCGCAGATGGCGCCGCAACTGTGCAGCTTCGCGCGCGCGCACAACCTGTCCTGCCTGCTGCAGCCGGGCGGTCTGGACGACCTGCTGCAGTACAACCTGCCGGCGGTGGTCAACCTGTTCAATGCCCGTGGCCAGGACTTCCAGGCGGCGCTGATCGGCATCGACCGCGCCAGGGGGCTGGCCCGGCTGGAGATCGCCGGCGAGCAGCGCTGGGTCGAACTGAACGAGCTGCGCAACTGGATGAGCGGTACGCGCCTGCTGCTGTGGCGCATGCCGCCCGGTTACAGCGCGCCGTTGCGGCCCGAAGGTTACGGTCCGCTGGTGCCCTGGCTGGAGAACAACCTGGCGCGTCTGCAGGGCAAACCGATGCCAGCCGCCAGCCGCCAGCGCTACGACGAGCCGCTGCAGCTGCAGGTGCTGGCCTTCCAGCACCAGAACCGCCTGCAGACCGATGGCGTGGTGGGGCCGCAGACCATCATCCAGCTGAGTGCCCTGACCGAGTCGGGGATTCCGCTGCTGAGCAGTACGGCTCGGGAGTAA
- a CDS encoding general secretion pathway protein GspB: MSYILDALKNSQDSRSRGAVPDLASQMAAARPGPTRSERIWRMVALATVLLLLAVLAVLGWQRWLAPPVVDPQLAPPLAEQSAPVAAPPGTAPTAAPQTAVQPPAATATESVASTAQAGAPGLPSAAPEPAAPALAQAAAPVESQAPGLAALQQLAGVRVSVDEPKPASPPTPAAAPDGPPPIVQKLELPVERPPVAAPAPKPQPLVPALSVPQAVPAPGPQLAEYGAVEHWKQLPAQVQQQLREMPFNVHIYARDPKLRFVKTGGRTLREGDAINAELKVLHITRDGMIVGYKGGKYWMRLS, from the coding sequence ATGTCCTACATCCTCGATGCCCTGAAGAACTCCCAGGACAGCCGCAGCCGCGGCGCGGTGCCCGACCTCGCCAGCCAGATGGCCGCCGCCCGCCCTGGGCCGACGCGCAGCGAGCGCATCTGGCGCATGGTCGCGCTGGCCACGGTACTGCTGCTGCTCGCGGTGCTGGCCGTGCTGGGCTGGCAGCGCTGGCTGGCCCCGCCGGTTGTGGACCCGCAGCTGGCGCCGCCGCTGGCCGAGCAGTCGGCGCCAGTCGCCGCTCCGCCAGGCACTGCGCCCACCGCTGCGCCGCAGACCGCAGTCCAGCCGCCTGCGGCGACGGCCACGGAGTCGGTCGCCAGCACGGCTCAGGCTGGGGCGCCTGGCCTGCCATCCGCAGCTCCCGAACCGGCCGCCCCTGCACTCGCCCAGGCTGCGGCGCCGGTCGAGTCGCAGGCTCCGGGGCTGGCCGCCTTGCAGCAGCTGGCCGGGGTGCGGGTCAGCGTCGACGAGCCCAAGCCGGCGTCACCGCCGACACCCGCCGCTGCGCCGGACGGCCCACCGCCGATCGTGCAGAAGCTCGAGCTACCGGTGGAGCGCCCGCCGGTTGCCGCGCCGGCACCCAAACCGCAGCCGCTGGTGCCGGCCTTGTCTGTTCCCCAGGCCGTACCCGCACCTGGCCCGCAGCTCGCCGAGTACGGTGCAGTGGAGCACTGGAAGCAGTTGCCGGCACAGGTCCAGCAGCAGCTACGCGAGATGCCGTTCAACGTGCACATCTACGCCAGGGACCCCAAGCTGCGCTTCGTCAAGACGGGCGGGCGTACTCTGCGCGAGGGCGATGCGATCAATGCTGAGTTGAAGGTGCTGCACATCACCCGCGACGGGATGATCGTCGGCTACAAAGGCGGCAAGTACTGGATGCGCCTGAGCTGA
- a CDS encoding copper resistance protein B: MASKLPLALALGLGLIATAQAAEPVDHSSHAGHETPAPAPAATDEHGAHHPQPAAAAPAPAPSQGMPMMDHGGMSHEQMMQMHQQHMQQMQGQQMDHGGMSHEQMMQMHQQHMQAQPQTTPQADHQAHHPAGYPAAPVPPLTDADRAAAFPDLPPHAMHQGGINYLFVADQLEWQDADEGSALSWDLNGWVGGNIDRLAFRSEGERVNGHTEEAELQLLWSHAIGPWWESVAGVRQDFKPGSPQTWAAFGVQGMPLYGLETEATAFLGEAGQSALRLGAEYDILLTNRLILQPAAEMNLYGRNDEERGVGSGFSDLELGLRLRYEIRREFAPYIGVNWTRAYGNTADLLREEDEDVSEARLVAGVRFWF; the protein is encoded by the coding sequence GCCTGGGCCTGATCGCCACCGCCCAGGCCGCGGAACCGGTGGATCACTCGAGCCATGCCGGCCATGAAACGCCCGCCCCGGCACCCGCCGCGACCGACGAGCACGGTGCCCACCACCCGCAACCTGCGGCAGCCGCCCCGGCGCCGGCTCCCAGCCAGGGCATGCCGATGATGGATCACGGCGGCATGAGCCACGAGCAGATGATGCAGATGCACCAACAGCACATGCAGCAGATGCAGGGCCAGCAGATGGACCACGGTGGCATGAGCCATGAGCAGATGATGCAGATGCATCAGCAGCACATGCAGGCCCAGCCGCAGACGACTCCGCAGGCGGACCATCAAGCCCACCACCCGGCCGGCTACCCGGCGGCCCCGGTTCCGCCGCTCACCGACGCCGATCGCGCCGCCGCCTTCCCCGACCTGCCGCCGCATGCCATGCACCAGGGCGGCATCAACTACCTGTTCGTCGCCGACCAGCTGGAGTGGCAGGACGCCGACGAGGGCAGCGCGCTGAGCTGGGACCTGAACGGCTGGGTCGGCGGCAACATCGACCGCCTGGCCTTCCGCTCCGAAGGCGAGCGGGTCAACGGTCATACCGAGGAGGCCGAGCTGCAATTGCTGTGGAGCCACGCCATCGGTCCCTGGTGGGAAAGCGTCGCCGGCGTGCGCCAGGACTTCAAGCCGGGCTCGCCGCAGACCTGGGCCGCCTTCGGTGTGCAGGGCATGCCGCTGTATGGCCTGGAAACCGAAGCCACCGCCTTCCTCGGCGAAGCCGGCCAGAGCGCCCTGCGCCTGGGCGCCGAATACGACATCCTGCTGACCAACCGGCTGATCCTGCAGCCGGCGGCCGAGATGAACCTGTACGGGCGCAACGACGAAGAACGCGGCGTCGGCTCGGGCTTCAGCGATCTCGAGCTGGGCCTGCGCCTGCGCTACGAGATCCGCCGCGAGTTCGCCCCCTACATCGGCGTGAACTGGACGCGCGCCTACGGCAATACCGCCGACCTGCTGCGCGAAGAAGACGAGGATGTCAGCGAGGCCCGCCTCGTCGCCGGCGTGCGCTTCTGGTTCTGA
- the queD gene encoding 6-carboxytetrahydropterin synthase QueD, translating into MELFKEFTFEAAHLLPHVPQGHKCGRLHGHSFRVAIYIEGEVDPYTGWIRDFSEIKAIFKPIYDRLDHYYLNDIPGLENPTSENLAKWIWQQLKPLLPELSRVRVHETCTSGCEYRGD; encoded by the coding sequence GTGGAACTGTTCAAGGAATTTACCTTCGAAGCCGCCCATCTCCTGCCCCACGTGCCGCAAGGGCACAAGTGCGGGCGCCTGCATGGCCATTCGTTCCGCGTGGCGATCTACATCGAGGGCGAGGTCGACCCCTATACCGGCTGGATCCGCGACTTCAGCGAAATCAAGGCGATCTTCAAGCCGATCTACGATCGTCTGGACCACTACTACCTGAACGACATCCCCGGCCTGGAGAATCCGACCAGCGAGAACCTGGCCAAGTGGATCTGGCAGCAGCTCAAGCCGCTGCTGCCCGAACTGTCGCGGGTGCGGGTGCATGAGACCTGCACCAGCGGCTGCGAATATCGCGGCGACTGA
- a CDS encoding sigma-54 dependent transcriptional regulator, whose translation MASMIPPTSDSPRRALLLDLSPNETLPDSLQLSDWFFDRATSVDDAQAMLKQQTYRVGVARLTGNMKESHERVETLLGANEHLAWVALVRPGDLERQDFRQLIYEHFYDYFSLPLGDNLIHLRYALGHLDGMSRLRDLEKATLMPVEEFQMVGGSKQFLSIFEQIRRVAGVDAPVLIRGETGVGKELIARAIHQRSQHSDGPFVAVNCGALPETLIHAELFGYEKGSFTGAYKRKIGRIEAAQNGTIFLDEIGDLPQQMQVYLLRFLEQKTIERLGGNQSITVNARVIAATHVNLEQAVAEGRFREDLYYRLNVLTITVPRLADRGTDIELLARYFLHKFGKEYGSTSRGFTRQAVAAMLHYSWPGNVRELINCVRRALVMSENRMITPKDLGLSEADALEAPMPLEEARAHAEELAVRSSLSHCMNNVSNAAKLLGVSRVTLYRMMDKYGIR comes from the coding sequence ATGGCCTCAATGATCCCCCCCACCTCTGACTCACCTCGCCGCGCATTGCTGCTCGACCTCAGCCCCAACGAGACGCTTCCCGACTCGCTGCAGCTGAGCGATTGGTTCTTCGACCGCGCCACTTCGGTGGACGACGCCCAGGCCATGCTCAAGCAGCAGACCTATCGCGTCGGCGTCGCCCGGCTGACCGGCAACATGAAGGAAAGCCATGAGCGCGTCGAAACGCTGCTCGGCGCCAACGAACACCTGGCCTGGGTCGCGCTGGTGCGTCCCGGCGATCTCGAACGCCAGGACTTCCGCCAGCTGATCTACGAACACTTCTACGATTATTTCTCGCTGCCGCTGGGCGACAACCTGATCCACCTGCGTTACGCCCTCGGCCACCTCGACGGCATGTCGCGCCTGCGCGACCTGGAAAAAGCCACGCTGATGCCGGTCGAGGAGTTCCAGATGGTCGGCGGCAGCAAGCAGTTTCTCAGCATCTTCGAGCAGATCCGCCGGGTGGCCGGGGTCGATGCTCCGGTGCTGATCCGCGGCGAGACCGGGGTCGGCAAGGAGCTGATCGCCCGCGCCATCCACCAGCGCTCGCAGCACAGCGACGGCCCGTTCGTCGCGGTCAACTGCGGCGCCCTGCCGGAAACCCTGATCCACGCCGAGCTGTTCGGCTACGAGAAGGGCTCCTTCACCGGCGCCTACAAGCGCAAGATCGGCCGCATCGAAGCGGCGCAGAACGGCACCATCTTCCTCGACGAGATCGGCGATCTGCCGCAGCAGATGCAGGTGTACCTGCTGCGCTTCCTCGAACAGAAGACCATCGAGCGCCTCGGCGGCAACCAGAGCATCACCGTCAACGCGCGAGTCATCGCCGCCACCCACGTCAACCTCGAGCAGGCGGTGGCCGAAGGTCGCTTCCGCGAGGATCTGTATTACCGGCTTAACGTTCTCACCATCACGGTGCCGCGCCTGGCCGACCGCGGCACCGACATCGAGCTGCTGGCCCGCTACTTCCTGCACAAGTTCGGCAAGGAGTACGGCAGCACCAGCCGCGGCTTCACCCGCCAGGCGGTGGCGGCCATGCTGCACTACAGCTGGCCGGGCAATGTTCGCGAACTGATCAACTGCGTCCGCCGCGCCTTGGTGATGAGCGAGAACCGCATGATCACTCCCAAGGACCTCGGCCTGAGCGAGGCCGACGCGCTCGAGGCGCCAATGCCGCTGGAGGAAGCGCGGGCCCACGCCGAGGAGCTGGCGGTGCGCAGCAGCCTCAGCCACTGCATGAACAACGTCTCCAACGCCGCCAAACTGCTGGGGGTATCGCGGGTGACCCTGTACCGCATGATGGACAAATACGGCATCCGCTAG